A single window of Serinus canaria isolate serCan28SL12 chromosome 14, serCan2020, whole genome shotgun sequence DNA harbors:
- the NATD1 gene encoding protein NATD1 — protein MAHSAPLGLLEQGCPIQVEHDRKRRQFTVRLNGCHDKAVLLYEYVGKRIVDLQHTEVPDAYRGRGIAKHLAKAALDFVVEEDLKAHLTCWYIQKYVKENPLPQYLEHLQP, from the exons ATGGCGCACTCGGCGCCGCTCggcctcctggagcagggctgccccatCCAGGTGGAGCACGACCGCAAGCGGCGGCAGTTCACTGTGCGGCTCAACG GTTGCCATGacaaggctgtgctgctctaCGAGTACGTGGGGAAGCGGATCGTGGACCTGCAGCACACGGAGGTGCCGGATGCCTATCGAGGGAGAGGAATTGCCAAGCACCTGGCAAAG gcagccctggatTTTGTGGTGGAGGAGGACCTGAAGGCGCACCTGACGTGCTGGTACATTCAGAAATACGTCAAGGAGAACCCTCTGCCGCAGTACCTGGAACACTTGCAGCCTTAA
- the TMEM11 gene encoding transmembrane protein 11, mitochondrial has product MAAWGRRRAGPGSTNSGGGRDRVTLSSTDCYIVHEIYNGENAQDQFEYELEQALEAQYKYIVIEPTRIGDETARWITVGNCLHKTAVLAGTTCLFTPLALPVDYSHYISLPAGVLSVACCTLYGISWQFDPCCKYQVEYDAYKLSRLPLHTLTSSTPVVLVRKDDLHRKRLHNTIALAALVYCVKKIYELYAV; this is encoded by the exons ATGGCGGCGTGGGGAAGGAGGCGCGCGGGCCCCGGCAGCACCAacagcggcggcggccgggaCAG GGTGACCTTGTCCTCCACGGACTGTTACATTGTGCACGAGATCTACAACGGGGAGAACGCTCAGGACCAGTTTGAGTACGAGCTGGAGCAGGCGCTGGAGGCGCAGTACAAGTACATCGTGATCGAGCCCACGCGCATCGGGGACGAGACGGCGCGCTGGATCACCGTGGGGAACTGCCTGCACAAGACGGCCGTGCTGGCGGGCACCACCTGCCTCTTCACCCCCCTGGCACTGCCCGTAGATTATTCTCACTACATCTCCCTGCCCGCCGGAGTGCTGAGCGTGGCTTGCTGCACCCTCTACGGGATCTCCTGGCAGTTTGATCCCTGTTGCAAGTACCAGGTGGAGTACGATGCCTATAAACTTTCGCGCCTGCCCCTGCATACGCTCACCTCGTCCACTCCCGTGGTGCTGGTGAGGAAGGACGACCTGCACAGAAAGAGACTGCACAACACGATAGCACTCGCTGCCCTGGTGTACTGTGTAAAGAAGATCTATGAACTCTATGCTGTATGA
- the DHRS7B gene encoding dehydrogenase/reductase SDR family member 7B isoform X1, producing the protein MVTAAARKTAEKGKLMDFTSTVIIPLLFGSLGIFALFRLLQWVRMRAYLQEAVVVITGATSGLGKECAKAFHAAGSRLVLCGRDSEKLKELVQELCAVKNHRKKTHEPHTVVFDLSDTKAVVNAAEEILKALGHVDILINNAGISFRGTIVDTGLHVDKKVMETNYFGPIALTKALLPSMIKRRQGHIVAISSVQGKISIPFRSAYAASKHATQAFFDCLRAEVEQYDIEVTVVSPGYIQTNLSLNAVTADGSRYGVMDKTTAEGQTAAEVAQVVLNAVGQKKKEVLVAGLTPCLAVYLRNLCPRLFFTLMASRAKKERKAKGS; encoded by the exons GAAGACAGCTGAGAAAGGAAAGCTGATGGATTTCACCAGCACTGTCATCATCCCGCTGCTCTTCGGCAGCCTGGGGATCTTCGCGCTGTTCCGGCTGCTGCAGTGGGTGCGGATGCGAGCCTacctgcaggaggctgtggtGGTGATCACTGGGGCCACCTCGGGCCTGGGGAAAG AATGTGCCAAAGCTTTCCATgcagctggctccaggctggTGCTCTGTGGCAGAGACAGTgagaagctgaaggagctggtGCAGGAGCTTTGTGCTGTGAAGAATCACCGCAAGAAG ACACACGAGCCTCACACCGTGGTGTTTGACCTGTCAGACACCAAGGCTGTGGTGAATGCAGCTGAGGAGATCCTCAAGGCCTTGGGTCACGTGGACATCCTGATCAACAACGCTGGCATCAGCTTCCGAGGCACCATTGTGGACACAGGACTGCATGTGGATAAGAAAGTGATGGAAACAAATTACTTTGGACCCATAGCCCTCACCAAAG CACTTCTCCCCTCCATGATCAAGAGGAGACAAGGCCACATTGTGGCCATCAGCAGCGTGCAAGGCAAAATAAGCATTCCTTTCAGATCTGCAT atGCTGCTTCTAAGCATGCTACCCAGGCCTTCTTTGACTGTCTGCGAGCAGAGGTGGAGCAGTATGACATTGAAGTGACAGTTGTGAGCCCTGGGTACATCCAGACCAACCTGTCCCTCAACGCTGTCACAGCGGACGGATCTCGCTATGGAG TTATGGACAAGACCACGGCCGAGGGACAGACGGCGGCCGAGGTGGCTCAGGTGGTTCTCAATGCAGTGGGacagaagaagaaggaagtgCTTGTGGCTGGCCTGACCCCCTGCCTGGCTGTCTACCTGAGGAACCTCTGCCCCAGGCTTTTCTTCACCTTAATGGCATCTAGAgcaaaaaaggagagaaaagcaaaaggctcttag
- the DHRS7B gene encoding dehydrogenase/reductase SDR family member 7B isoform X2, whose protein sequence is MDFTSTVIIPLLFGSLGIFALFRLLQWVRMRAYLQEAVVVITGATSGLGKECAKAFHAAGSRLVLCGRDSEKLKELVQELCAVKNHRKKTHEPHTVVFDLSDTKAVVNAAEEILKALGHVDILINNAGISFRGTIVDTGLHVDKKVMETNYFGPIALTKALLPSMIKRRQGHIVAISSVQGKISIPFRSAYAASKHATQAFFDCLRAEVEQYDIEVTVVSPGYIQTNLSLNAVTADGSRYGVMDKTTAEGQTAAEVAQVVLNAVGQKKKEVLVAGLTPCLAVYLRNLCPRLFFTLMASRAKKERKAKGS, encoded by the exons ATGGATTTCACCAGCACTGTCATCATCCCGCTGCTCTTCGGCAGCCTGGGGATCTTCGCGCTGTTCCGGCTGCTGCAGTGGGTGCGGATGCGAGCCTacctgcaggaggctgtggtGGTGATCACTGGGGCCACCTCGGGCCTGGGGAAAG AATGTGCCAAAGCTTTCCATgcagctggctccaggctggTGCTCTGTGGCAGAGACAGTgagaagctgaaggagctggtGCAGGAGCTTTGTGCTGTGAAGAATCACCGCAAGAAG ACACACGAGCCTCACACCGTGGTGTTTGACCTGTCAGACACCAAGGCTGTGGTGAATGCAGCTGAGGAGATCCTCAAGGCCTTGGGTCACGTGGACATCCTGATCAACAACGCTGGCATCAGCTTCCGAGGCACCATTGTGGACACAGGACTGCATGTGGATAAGAAAGTGATGGAAACAAATTACTTTGGACCCATAGCCCTCACCAAAG CACTTCTCCCCTCCATGATCAAGAGGAGACAAGGCCACATTGTGGCCATCAGCAGCGTGCAAGGCAAAATAAGCATTCCTTTCAGATCTGCAT atGCTGCTTCTAAGCATGCTACCCAGGCCTTCTTTGACTGTCTGCGAGCAGAGGTGGAGCAGTATGACATTGAAGTGACAGTTGTGAGCCCTGGGTACATCCAGACCAACCTGTCCCTCAACGCTGTCACAGCGGACGGATCTCGCTATGGAG TTATGGACAAGACCACGGCCGAGGGACAGACGGCGGCCGAGGTGGCTCAGGTGGTTCTCAATGCAGTGGGacagaagaagaaggaagtgCTTGTGGCTGGCCTGACCCCCTGCCTGGCTGTCTACCTGAGGAACCTCTGCCCCAGGCTTTTCTTCACCTTAATGGCATCTAGAgcaaaaaaggagagaaaagcaaaaggctcttag